The DNA window TCAGGGGCGTCGACCGCCTTCATGCCGATGACATGATAACCGCTGTCGGCATGGTGCACTTCGCCGGTGACCGAACGCGACAGGTCGGACAGGAGATAGAGGCCGACATCGCCGACTTCCTCGATGGTAACCGTACGGCGCAACGGGGCGTTATATTCGTTCCACTTCAGGATATAGCGGAAATCGCCGATGCCGGAGGCGGCGAGCGTCTTGATCGGTCCGGCCGAAACGGCGTTGACGCGGATGTTCTGCGGCCCGAGGTCGACGGCGAGATATTTGACGCTCGCTTCGAGGGCGGCCTTCGCGACGCCCATGACGTTATAATTCGGCATCACCTTTTCCGCACCGTAATAGGTCAGCGTCAGCATCGAGCCGCCTTCCGTCATCAGCTTCTCGGCGCGGCGTGCAACCGAGGTGAAGGAATAGACGGAGATCTGCATCGTCTTGTTGAAATTGTCGGGCGAGGTATCGATATAGCGGCCGGTCAGCTCGTCCTTGTCGGAGAAGCCGATAGCATGCACGAGGAAATCGATCTTGCCCCAGAGCTTTTCGACATTTTCGAACACCGCGTCGATAGTGGCTTCGTCGGCGACGTCGCAGTGGCCGACGAGCGTCGCGTCGATTTCGGCGGCGAGCGGCTCGACGCGCTTCTTCAGCGCATCGCCCTGATAGGTGAGCGCAACTTCTCCGCCCTGCGCATGAATGGCCTTGGCAATACCCCACGCAATCGAACGATTGTTGGCGACACCCATGATGACGCCGCGTTTGCCTGCCATGAGGCCGGATGCTTGAGCCATATTTCGCTCCCTAGGATTCTGATCGATCCTGCCTATGGCATAGGCCGTTAATCGGTT is part of the Rhizobium bangladeshense genome and encodes:
- the fabI gene encoding enoyl-ACP reductase FabI; translated protein: MAQASGLMAGKRGVIMGVANNRSIAWGIAKAIHAQGGEVALTYQGDALKKRVEPLAAEIDATLVGHCDVADEATIDAVFENVEKLWGKIDFLVHAIGFSDKDELTGRYIDTSPDNFNKTMQISVYSFTSVARRAEKLMTEGGSMLTLTYYGAEKVMPNYNVMGVAKAALEASVKYLAVDLGPQNIRVNAVSAGPIKTLAASGIGDFRYILKWNEYNAPLRRTVTIEEVGDVGLYLLSDLSRSVTGEVHHADSGYHVIGMKAVDAPDISVVKD